From a single Loigolactobacillus coryniformis subsp. coryniformis KCTC 3167 = DSM 20001 genomic region:
- a CDS encoding Crp/Fnr family transcriptional regulator, translating into MVLTDIEYLISYLEAHNVPKIHKKRHTYLTYHGLSEHYTYILKQGIIKNSIILQDGREFNLSYIAKPDVISLLRDEVSKFTSQPFNVRIESDEATFYQIDRVTFWKYVNATPELQNYIKNYYRKKLSENIFRLQRMVMNGKKGAVCAFIYSLIDLFGRQISEGILIDFTVTNDDIAGFCGISSRSSVNRMLNELKQDGALTTRDRKFIITDISYLIDHIAN; encoded by the coding sequence ATGGTATTGACCGATATTGAGTATTTAATCAGCTATCTAGAAGCCCATAACGTGCCGAAAATTCACAAAAAACGACATACTTATCTCACTTATCACGGGCTTTCTGAACACTACACTTACATTTTGAAACAAGGCATCATCAAGAACAGCATCATCCTGCAAGATGGCCGTGAATTTAATCTATCTTACATCGCCAAACCTGATGTGATCTCATTGTTGCGCGATGAAGTGTCAAAATTCACCTCACAACCGTTCAACGTGCGCATCGAATCAGATGAAGCAACCTTTTACCAGATCGACCGCGTAACTTTCTGGAAGTACGTCAACGCGACCCCTGAGTTGCAGAATTACATCAAAAATTACTATCGAAAAAAATTATCGGAAAATATTTTCCGACTACAACGGATGGTAATGAACGGTAAAAAAGGCGCCGTCTGTGCGTTCATTTACAGCTTGATCGACTTATTTGGTCGGCAGATCTCCGAAGGTATTTTGATTGACTTCACGGTTACTAACGACGATATTGCCGGCTTCTGTGGCATCAGCTCGCGTAGTAGTGTTAACCGAATGTTGAACGAATTAAAACAAGACGGAGCACTGACTACCCGCGACCGTAAATTTATCATCACCGATATTAGTTATTTGATCGATCATATCGCTAATTAG
- the cbiM gene encoding cobalt transporter CbiM: MHIPDNYLSPVTCGVMLTAMAPIWTVSILKVKAQIKTKKETVPLIGVAAALAFLIMMFNLPIPGGTTAHAVGGTLLAVLLGPWAACLALSLTLLLQALLFGDGGVLAFGANAFNMAVIMPFVGYACYQIGRRLHHEKIGLAVGAYMGINLAALMAGVELGLQPLLFHSANGAPLYCPYGLQVTIPAMLAAHLLVAGWVEALFSVLVYQFIKKAAPSTLYQAPSASTSFKIFYGLLLGLIVLSPLGLLASGTAWGEWNTRELSQRLQAAAPTGMTHGVHFNALFSDYAIHGLSLPLGYILSAATAVLIFTLLIRVVQHDR, translated from the coding sequence ATGCACATTCCTGATAACTATTTAAGTCCGGTAACCTGTGGCGTTATGCTAACAGCAATGGCGCCGATCTGGACGGTTTCTATTCTAAAAGTTAAGGCGCAGATCAAAACGAAAAAAGAAACGGTGCCGCTGATCGGCGTCGCGGCCGCGTTAGCTTTTTTGATCATGATGTTTAACTTGCCAATTCCTGGCGGCACCACGGCGCATGCCGTTGGGGGCACCTTGCTAGCTGTCTTATTGGGCCCTTGGGCGGCGTGTTTGGCGCTGTCGCTGACCTTATTACTACAAGCGTTATTGTTCGGTGACGGCGGCGTATTAGCCTTTGGCGCCAATGCCTTCAATATGGCGGTGATCATGCCGTTTGTTGGTTATGCTTGTTACCAAATCGGCCGCCGCTTACACCATGAAAAAATCGGTTTGGCCGTCGGTGCCTATATGGGTATCAATTTAGCGGCATTAATGGCTGGTGTTGAACTAGGATTGCAGCCTCTACTGTTTCACAGTGCTAACGGAGCGCCACTTTATTGTCCCTACGGTTTGCAAGTCACGATTCCGGCTATGTTAGCCGCACATCTACTAGTTGCTGGCTGGGTAGAAGCCTTGTTTAGCGTACTTGTTTATCAGTTCATCAAAAAAGCTGCGCCGAGCACCTTGTACCAAGCACCGAGCGCCTCAACCTCGTTTAAAATTTTCTACGGCTTATTACTCGGGCTGATCGTACTTTCGCCACTGGGCTTGTTGGCTTCCGGCACCGCTTGGGGCGAATGGAATACCCGCGAGTTGAGTCAACGATTACAGGCAGCTGCGCCAACCGGTATGACCCACGGCGTGCATTTTAACGCTTTATTCAGTGACTACGCGATCCACGGCCTCAGTTTACCGTTAGGCTACATTTTATCGGCGGCAACGGCTGTATTGATTTTTACCCTGCTAATACGGGTGGTGCAACATGACCGCTAA
- a CDS encoding energy-coupling factor transporter transmembrane component T, with protein MTAKLPAWLTDDMPLPTVKKQHHFLAQNIRHLEQLLQHFSQATEQARPQLKHYWPPQIKLLTTLGVVLLLSLNQNPLLLWLILLVELGLLLFLPNFYLRQILRQALISSGVALFLILPSLLLTMPASVVVFSLKTSLILLTLTYYRATSTFSQVVQALKQLHCPNGLIFVIDITLTYLKMLAEFLLGLLQAVSLRTVGPTAHPYRMIGLLFGTLYLKTRDYALALYAAMEARGFIGDYPATPHTTKKRRGHRYLFLRGR; from the coding sequence ATGACCGCTAAATTACCGGCTTGGCTAACCGACGATATGCCACTACCAACCGTCAAAAAGCAGCACCACTTTTTAGCGCAAAATATTCGCCACCTCGAACAGTTATTGCAACATTTCAGCCAAGCAACTGAACAAGCACGACCACAATTGAAACATTATTGGCCACCACAGATTAAGTTGCTGACAACTTTAGGGGTGGTTTTACTTTTATCCTTAAATCAAAATCCGTTGCTACTGTGGTTGATTTTATTAGTCGAACTTGGATTACTTTTATTCTTACCTAATTTTTATTTAAGGCAAATTTTAAGGCAGGCATTAATTAGTAGTGGTGTGGCGTTATTTTTGATCTTACCTAGCCTGTTATTGACAATGCCTGCCAGTGTCGTCGTATTTAGTTTAAAAACCAGCTTGATCCTATTGACATTAACTTATTACCGCGCCACCAGCACCTTTAGCCAAGTGGTACAGGCACTCAAGCAGCTCCACTGCCCCAATGGCTTAATTTTCGTCATTGATATTACCTTGACCTACTTGAAAATGCTGGCTGAGTTTTTACTTGGGCTACTGCAAGCGGTCAGTTTACGTACCGTTGGCCCAACCGCTCATCCCTATCGAATGATCGGCTTATTGTTCGGTACTCTCTATTTAAAAACCCGCGATTATGCGCTAGCACTTTACGCGGCAATGGAGGCGCGCGGCTTTATCGGCGACTATCCAGCAACGCCCCACACAACTAAAAAACGGCGTGGCCACCGTTACTTATTCTTACGAGGAAGATGA
- a CDS encoding energy-coupling factor ABC transporter ATP-binding protein, with protein MLNLQHISYAYPTGTGLTDIELQINAGEFICFMGPNGSGKSTLFNLLSGLKTATAGHYYFNQTLIDAAYLKNAQQRQAFHQQIGFVFQNSDVQLFNLTVADEVAFGLRQLPLAPDVIEQRVNDCLALTGCTNLHDRVPYHLSGGEKKRVALASVLALNPSVLILDEPLNGLTPAAQQQILDLLTQLQQAGKTILLASHDYAQIKNIAQRFIIFNEQHQIAYDMDRASLASQPQLQAELALL; from the coding sequence ATGCTCAACTTGCAACACATTAGCTACGCTTATCCCACCGGCACCGGTTTGACTGATATTGAGCTGCAAATCAATGCCGGTGAATTCATTTGTTTCATGGGTCCCAACGGTTCCGGAAAATCTACTTTATTTAATCTTTTAAGCGGACTAAAAACCGCCACCGCTGGCCACTATTATTTCAACCAAACGTTGATCGACGCTGCCTATTTAAAAAACGCCCAGCAACGGCAAGCCTTTCATCAACAAATCGGCTTTGTCTTCCAAAATAGTGACGTGCAACTATTTAATTTGACCGTCGCTGATGAAGTGGCTTTCGGTCTGCGCCAACTGCCACTCGCACCGGATGTAATCGAACAACGGGTCAACGATTGCTTAGCGCTCACTGGATGCACCAATCTGCATGACCGTGTACCCTACCATTTATCTGGCGGTGAAAAAAAACGTGTAGCTCTAGCAAGTGTGTTAGCCTTAAATCCCAGTGTTTTGATCCTAGACGAACCACTTAACGGCTTGACCCCCGCGGCACAGCAGCAGATACTCGATTTATTGACCCAGTTACAACAAGCCGGTAAAACGATTTTATTAGCCAGTCATGACTACGCACAGATCAAAAACATTGCCCAACGCTTTATCATTTTCAATGAGCAGCACCAAATCGCCTACGACATGGACCGTGCCAGCCTCGCCAGCCAGCCACAGTTACAAGCTGAATTAGCCTTATTGTAA
- a CDS encoding DUF554 domain-containing protein, whose translation MILLGSVVNSLAIIGGSLLGTILRNISEQTKDTVTKGIGLGVIALGLQMAVKTDSFTLIIISLCLGAMVGEGLKIETGMNRFGLFLQKHFAKTNGNFAEGFVTSTLIFVIGSMGIIGAIQSGVSGNHQTLYTKAVMDGFMAIMLTASLGLGVLFSSLPVFIYQGLITLLASVLVSYVPHTLLTILMAGISQIGGLLIVAIGLNIIKLTKIRVSNFLPSLVILVLFLTLKYLYF comes from the coding sequence ATGATTTTATTAGGTTCGGTGGTCAATAGTTTAGCAATCATCGGTGGTAGCTTGCTGGGCACCATTTTGCGCAATATTAGTGAACAAACTAAGGATACCGTCACTAAAGGTATCGGCCTCGGCGTGATTGCGCTGGGATTGCAAATGGCGGTCAAAACTGATTCCTTCACTTTGATCATTATCAGTCTCTGCTTAGGTGCCATGGTTGGCGAAGGGCTAAAAATTGAGACTGGTATGAATCGATTTGGGTTATTTTTGCAAAAGCATTTCGCCAAAACTAACGGCAACTTTGCTGAAGGGTTTGTCACTAGTACCTTGATTTTTGTCATCGGCTCAATGGGTATCATCGGTGCCATCCAAAGTGGGGTCTCCGGCAATCACCAAACCTTATATACCAAAGCCGTTATGGATGGTTTTATGGCAATCATGCTAACGGCATCACTAGGTTTAGGTGTACTTTTTTCCAGCTTGCCTGTGTTTATTTATCAAGGCTTGATCACCCTATTAGCCAGCGTGTTAGTCAGTTACGTGCCACACACACTATTAACGATTTTAATGGCCGGTATCAGTCAGATTGGCGGCTTGCTGATCGTCGCCATTGGCTTAAATATTATTAAATTGACCAAGATTCGTGTATCTAACTTTCTACCTAGCTTAGTGATCCTCGTGCTGTTCCTAACTTTAAAATATCTCTATTTCTAA
- a CDS encoding GNAT family N-acetyltransferase, which produces MLVYKINATMTVAAIKTIYQATAFDKDLTTLRLATMLAQTPLTVSAWQGKQLIGFARYLTDFEYSAYLSDLAVLPAYQRQGIGRHLLKIGHDYLGCRVTITLRAAPTAKTYYPQVGFTACDHLFRLPRAIQLSVNKLSSITVTAQAKISGQQLAQVFQAAGLRRPIYDLGRLQRMLNNATFIYTAWQGTELVGIARGFTDGAYVGYIADLAVAKSFQRQGIGRQLLAQIRCDLGSQISLVLLAAPAAMTYYPQLSFQQDANGFTQPRQW; this is translated from the coding sequence ATGCTTGTGTATAAAATAAATGCGACAATGACGGTTGCTGCCATCAAGACGATCTACCAGGCGACTGCTTTTGATAAAGATTTGACTACGCTGCGGCTAGCAACAATGCTGGCACAAACACCGTTGACCGTCAGCGCATGGCAGGGAAAGCAGCTGATCGGTTTTGCTCGCTATTTGACTGATTTTGAATACAGTGCTTATTTATCGGACTTAGCGGTTTTGCCTGCCTATCAGCGACAAGGTATCGGGCGCCACTTGTTAAAAATTGGTCACGACTATTTAGGGTGTCGAGTGACGATTACATTACGCGCAGCGCCCACAGCTAAAACTTATTATCCACAAGTCGGTTTCACAGCCTGTGATCATCTTTTTCGACTGCCACGGGCAATCCAATTGTCTGTGAATAAGTTGTCTAGTATTACGGTGACCGCACAGGCAAAAATTAGCGGGCAACAATTGGCGCAAGTTTTTCAAGCAGCTGGATTAAGGCGGCCTATCTATGATCTAGGTCGGCTGCAACGAATGCTGAATAACGCTACTTTTATCTATACAGCATGGCAAGGGACTGAATTAGTAGGTATTGCGCGCGGTTTTACTGATGGTGCGTACGTTGGTTATATTGCTGATTTAGCAGTGGCGAAGTCATTTCAGCGCCAGGGTATCGGTCGGCAACTGCTTGCCCAGATTCGCTGTGATCTAGGATCACAGATCAGTTTAGTATTATTGGCTGCGCCGGCGGCCATGACATATTATCCACAGCTAAGTTTTCAACAGGATGCCAACGGTTTTACACAACCGCGACAATGGTAA
- a CDS encoding helix-turn-helix domain-containing protein codes for MQTIGAVLRSLRQDKGLTQAQLAHGIMSRSHLSELEHQNYYPTYDKFLRLVNRLGLSLDEFQRELTLQQENEADYYAHRSNDLVNQCDFIGLANFLKTEFTVEIAQRSLYLQHKRLTLLGELEFHQQAGQIDHAKYRSLFTYLLNTAHWHEYEIRLLTNSIFLAEYPLAKTLGNKMSKKIASHELYGREKNIPILFNNLAELALQNNDPHQAVIYCDLAQHFAHQMNDLYNQLLATINRSLAAAILTQQADSHLATNLTILQEFGYPQVYQHYQQLIQQLHVPQPKK; via the coding sequence ATGCAAACAATTGGTGCTGTCCTACGCAGCTTGCGCCAAGATAAAGGCTTGACCCAAGCTCAATTAGCTCACGGGATCATGTCGCGGTCCCATCTCTCTGAATTAGAACATCAAAATTACTATCCGACTTATGACAAATTTTTACGCTTGGTCAACCGTTTAGGCCTATCCCTAGATGAGTTTCAACGCGAATTAACATTACAACAGGAAAACGAAGCCGATTACTATGCCCACCGCAGCAATGACCTAGTCAATCAATGTGATTTCATCGGCTTGGCGAATTTTTTAAAAACTGAATTTACTGTTGAAATTGCACAACGTTCACTTTATCTACAACACAAGCGCCTTACCTTATTAGGTGAATTAGAATTCCATCAGCAAGCCGGCCAGATCGATCATGCCAAATATCGATCGCTCTTCACCTATCTGCTTAACACAGCACACTGGCATGAATATGAGATTCGCCTATTGACCAACAGTATTTTTCTAGCTGAGTATCCACTAGCTAAAACACTGGGCAATAAAATGAGTAAAAAAATCGCTAGCCACGAGCTTTATGGCCGCGAGAAGAATATTCCGATCTTGTTCAATAATTTAGCTGAACTGGCACTACAAAATAATGACCCGCACCAGGCGGTCATTTACTGCGATTTAGCGCAACATTTTGCGCATCAAATGAATGACTTATACAATCAATTATTAGCCACAATCAACCGCTCACTGGCCGCCGCAATTTTGACCCAACAAGCAGATAGCCACTTGGCTACCAACCTAACCATCCTTCAAGAATTCGGTTATCCCCAAGTTTATCAACATTACCAACAACTAATTCAGCAGTTACACGTGCCGCAGCCAAAAAAATAA
- a CDS encoding CPBP family intramembrane glutamic endopeptidase, translating into MVPRPRIDLIATGLACLIPPVELWLGSFVPQLFAHRLGRVLITDVIFFAGFCGAIWLYRSVLRADWREFKKHWFVNFIKAVGGVIASYAILLLVRSLLKPWLSSSGVPDVLSVQTATVTLIASLTVLMAPFTEEIIFRHALFYQWRNRGVLTWLMFVLSAILFGLVHWNNFDGNIVAMIPYMAVGAWYALIYYWSRNIWQNILTHFLFDFIQFLSALLLFILAFFGI; encoded by the coding sequence ATGGTGCCACGCCCCCGCATTGACTTAATCGCTACGGGATTAGCTTGCTTGATTCCGCCAGTGGAATTATGGCTCGGTTCCTTCGTCCCGCAATTGTTTGCTCACCGCCTGGGTCGGGTACTGATCACGGATGTGATTTTCTTTGCTGGTTTTTGTGGCGCAATTTGGTTGTACCGTTCAGTGCTGCGAGCGGATTGGCGAGAATTTAAAAAACATTGGTTCGTCAATTTCATCAAGGCCGTCGGTGGCGTGATCGCTTCATACGCAATTTTACTGTTGGTACGTAGTTTGTTGAAACCATGGCTGTCCAGTAGTGGTGTCCCGGATGTGTTAAGTGTACAAACGGCGACGGTGACACTGATCGCCAGCCTAACCGTTCTAATGGCGCCATTTACTGAAGAAATTATTTTCCGCCATGCGCTGTTTTATCAGTGGCGTAATCGGGGTGTGTTAACGTGGTTGATGTTTGTTTTGTCAGCAATCTTATTCGGGTTAGTCCATTGGAATAATTTTGACGGTAATATTGTGGCGATGATCCCGTATATGGCGGTTGGCGCCTGGTACGCACTGATTTATTATTGGTCGCGCAATATTTGGCAAAATATTCTAACCCATTTTCTGTTCGACTTTATCCAGTTTTTAAGTGCATTACTATTATTCATCCTGGCATTTTTTGGAATTTAA
- a CDS encoding CPBP family intramembrane glutamic endopeptidase produces MRLNRQFKPHQLLYILPVLVVLLGDATLKPRFNFSFTAILTAIALGGAVGFVEEYVFRGLVVNFLTDHLHSGAGAAAALSGSAFAVIHLVNLSDGNSLNTLAQVLSAFGLGFFFAVIYLLTHNLWLPIIGHALIDIFDQLAFGTLSNTVGTSLLTSSLYLIFFTGLGLYLLRKKSAAT; encoded by the coding sequence GTGCGCCTGAACCGGCAATTCAAGCCGCACCAACTGCTTTATATTTTACCCGTGTTGGTGGTTTTACTGGGTGATGCGACATTAAAGCCGCGGTTCAACTTTAGCTTCACCGCAATTTTAACGGCAATTGCCCTTGGCGGTGCCGTTGGGTTTGTCGAAGAATATGTGTTCCGCGGACTAGTGGTCAACTTTTTGACTGATCATTTGCACTCCGGCGCGGGTGCGGCGGCTGCGTTGAGTGGCTCTGCCTTTGCTGTGATCCACTTAGTCAATCTGAGTGACGGTAACAGTCTGAATACACTAGCGCAAGTGCTGAGTGCGTTTGGACTTGGTTTTTTCTTCGCAGTGATCTATTTACTGACGCATAACCTCTGGCTGCCGATCATTGGCCACGCGCTGATCGATATTTTTGACCAACTGGCATTTGGCACTTTGAGCAACACCGTTGGCACTAGTCTGCTGACTAGTAGCCTCTACTTGATCTTTTTTACCGGCCTCGGCCTGTATCTATTACGAAAAAAAAGCGCCGCGACTTAA
- a CDS encoding TerC/Alx family metal homeostasis membrane protein produces MEVSIGYWIGFFVFIIVMLALDLGVFHRTNEAPTIKSSLLWSAFWIGLAFIFAGGIWVLAGGNHALDFVTAYLLEKSLSIDNIFIFILVFNFFKIDAKYQHRLLFWGVFGALVMRVLFIFAGVVLLDKFKWLMVVFGLFLVVTGIKMLFEKEESGDLNNNFIIKTLRRLFPFKEDASVAKFFVKIDGKRFATQFLIALLFIEASDLIFAVDSIPAVLSVSQNSFIVVTSNIFAIMGLRSLYFAVSGILPLFRYIKYALAAILAFIGFKMVLNEAAHYFDFNLHISNISSLVVIIGLITLSIVASIIADRAMQRKRL; encoded by the coding sequence TTGGAAGTTAGTATTGGTTATTGGATCGGATTTTTCGTTTTTATTATTGTGATGTTGGCCTTGGATCTAGGTGTTTTCCACCGGACCAATGAAGCACCGACGATCAAGTCATCCCTATTATGGAGTGCATTTTGGATCGGCTTGGCTTTTATTTTCGCCGGTGGGATCTGGGTTTTAGCTGGCGGCAACCACGCGCTCGATTTCGTCACCGCCTATCTACTAGAAAAGTCGTTGAGTATTGATAATATCTTTATCTTCATTTTAGTCTTCAACTTTTTCAAGATCGACGCTAAGTACCAGCACCGGCTGTTGTTCTGGGGCGTTTTTGGCGCCTTAGTCATGCGCGTCCTATTCATTTTTGCCGGGGTCGTGCTACTGGATAAATTTAAATGGTTGATGGTCGTTTTCGGTCTTTTCCTTGTCGTTACCGGTATTAAAATGCTATTCGAAAAGGAAGAATCTGGCGACCTAAACAATAATTTCATTATTAAAACGCTCCGCCGGCTCTTCCCGTTCAAAGAAGATGCATCCGTGGCTAAGTTTTTCGTTAAGATTGACGGTAAACGGTTTGCCACACAATTTTTGATCGCGCTACTCTTTATCGAAGCCTCTGATCTAATTTTTGCGGTCGATTCAATTCCGGCAGTCCTCTCGGTTTCGCAAAATAGCTTCATTGTTGTGACTTCAAATATTTTTGCGATCATGGGGCTGCGTTCACTGTATTTTGCGGTCAGCGGCATTTTACCGCTTTTCCGCTATATCAAGTATGCCTTAGCCGCGATCTTAGCCTTTATCGGCTTCAAGATGGTGCTCAACGAAGCGGCCCACTATTTCGACTTTAACTTGCATATCTCCAATATTAGTTCATTAGTAGTGATTATCGGTTTGATCACATTATCGATCGTCGCTTCGATCATTGCCGATCGGGCAATGCAACGTAAACGGCTATAA
- the fba gene encoding class II fructose-1,6-bisphosphate aldolase, which yields MSLVHGTELFAAARKGHYAIGAFNTNNLEWTRAILGAAQELNVPVLIQTSMGAAKYMGGYELCQQLVEATIKSMNITVPVVMHLDHGNYEAAKAAIAAGYNSVMFDGHDLPFAENLEKTKEIVALAHAKGISVEAEVGSIGGEEDGIVGEGELADVEEAKQLAATGIDFLAAGIGNIHGQYPANWKGLHFDRLQELADVIEQPLVLHGGSGIPQEQVEKAISMGVAKLNINTECQLAFAKATREYIEAGKDQEGKGFDPRKLLAPGTKAIEDTVKEIIGWMGTKPVKLVPEEI from the coding sequence ATGTCATTAGTACATGGTACTGAACTGTTTGCTGCTGCTCGTAAGGGTCATTATGCTATCGGTGCATTCAACACGAACAACTTGGAATGGACTCGCGCTATCTTAGGTGCTGCTCAAGAATTAAACGTTCCTGTATTGATCCAAACTTCAATGGGCGCTGCAAAGTACATGGGTGGTTATGAACTTTGCCAACAACTTGTTGAAGCAACAATCAAGAGCATGAACATCACAGTTCCTGTTGTAATGCATTTAGACCATGGTAACTACGAAGCTGCTAAAGCTGCTATCGCTGCTGGCTACAACTCCGTTATGTTCGACGGCCATGATTTACCATTTGCTGAAAACTTGGAAAAGACTAAGGAAATCGTTGCTTTAGCACATGCTAAAGGTATCTCCGTTGAAGCCGAAGTAGGTTCAATCGGTGGTGAAGAAGACGGTATCGTTGGTGAAGGTGAATTAGCTGATGTTGAAGAAGCTAAACAATTAGCTGCAACTGGCATCGACTTCTTGGCTGCCGGCATTGGTAATATCCATGGCCAATACCCAGCTAATTGGAAAGGTCTACACTTCGACCGTTTGCAAGAATTAGCTGACGTTATCGAACAACCACTTGTATTGCATGGTGGTTCAGGTATTCCTCAAGAACAAGTTGAAAAAGCTATCTCAATGGGTGTTGCTAAATTGAACATCAACACTGAATGCCAATTAGCCTTTGCTAAAGCTACTCGTGAATACATCGAAGCTGGCAAAGACCAAGAAGGTAAAGGCTTTGATCCTCGTAAATTATTGGCACCAGGTACAAAAGCTATCGAAGATACTGTTAAAGAAATCATTGGCTGGATGGGTACAAAACCTGTTAAATTGGTTCCAGAAGAAATCTAA
- a CDS encoding GNAT family N-acetyltransferase has translation MQLRPIQSTDDQQIKTIIQQALADYQLNLPGTAYFDPQLDRLAEYYAQLPNSQYWVLVDATGKVAGGAGVGVFNAAKGIAELQKLYIAPEFRGRGLAHQLMQQTLGFAQQHYQQLYLETFAVLQAANQLYHRYDFRQLTAPLAGSEHSACDTWYVREFTD, from the coding sequence ATGCAATTACGGCCGATCCAATCAACTGATGATCAGCAGATCAAAACGATCATTCAGCAGGCACTAGCCGACTACCAACTAAACTTACCCGGCACAGCTTATTTTGACCCACAGCTTGACCGTTTAGCTGAATATTATGCGCAGCTACCAAATAGTCAATACTGGGTCTTAGTTGATGCTACCGGTAAAGTGGCTGGCGGCGCTGGCGTCGGTGTGTTTAATGCAGCTAAAGGAATCGCTGAACTACAAAAGTTGTATATAGCACCTGAATTTCGTGGTCGTGGGTTGGCTCATCAGCTGATGCAGCAGACGCTTGGCTTTGCGCAACAGCACTACCAGCAGCTTTATTTGGAAACTTTTGCGGTGTTGCAGGCGGCTAATCAGCTATATCATCGTTACGATTTTCGCCAATTAACGGCGCCATTAGCGGGTAGTGAGCACAGTGCTTGCGATACTTGGTATGTGCGTGAGTTTACGGATTGA
- a CDS encoding NAD(P)-dependent oxidoreductase — protein sequence MTTILALVKQNEALMQLRTALPADVRLLTADQATAADLAQVDIIYGWNETGRKVLALPQQQVKWIQTISAGVDSLPLAQLKQQHILLSNTSGIHAESIAESVIGMLLMHVRGLQESAVQQTQSQWHKPEHHQLTTLKAKQLLIYGTGHIGQRIAELANALGMQVSGVNRSGHPVDHFGATYSMATVKSALRQADVIVNVMPLTATTKHFFNADFFAQLQKQPIFVNVGRGPSVDTSALITALQQQVGFAALDVFEDEPLPADHPLWQQKNVLLMPHISGIFDGYMRAANQIFLNNLQSFLTQGQLAQNQVELDRGY from the coding sequence ATGACAACAATTTTAGCTTTAGTGAAGCAAAATGAAGCGTTGATGCAGTTACGGACTGCATTACCAGCTGATGTTCGCTTGTTGACCGCCGATCAAGCAACGGCTGCCGATTTGGCGCAGGTTGACATTATTTATGGTTGGAACGAAACTGGCCGCAAAGTATTAGCACTGCCGCAACAACAAGTTAAATGGATCCAAACGATTTCCGCTGGTGTCGATTCATTGCCATTGGCACAACTTAAACAGCAGCATATTCTATTGTCTAATACCAGTGGCATTCACGCTGAATCGATTGCTGAGTCGGTGATCGGTATGCTGCTGATGCATGTGCGTGGTCTGCAAGAATCGGCGGTTCAGCAAACGCAAAGTCAGTGGCACAAGCCAGAACACCATCAACTGACAACCTTGAAAGCAAAGCAGTTGTTGATTTATGGAACGGGGCATATCGGCCAACGAATCGCTGAATTAGCCAATGCGTTGGGGATGCAAGTCAGTGGCGTTAATCGTAGTGGCCATCCAGTTGACCACTTTGGTGCAACTTATTCAATGGCAACGGTCAAATCAGCCTTACGACAGGCAGATGTGATCGTTAATGTGATGCCGCTGACTGCGACGACCAAGCATTTCTTTAATGCTGACTTTTTTGCACAGCTGCAGAAGCAACCAATTTTTGTGAATGTCGGTCGTGGCCCTTCGGTGGACACTAGCGCCCTGATAACAGCGCTGCAGCAGCAAGTCGGTTTTGCGGCGTTGGACGTTTTTGAAGACGAGCCATTGCCGGCGGATCATCCTTTATGGCAACAAAAAAATGTGCTGTTGATGCCGCATATTTCCGGTATTTTTGATGGCTATATGCGTGCCGCCAATCAAATTTTCCTGAACAATTTACAATCATTTTTGACGCAGGGACAGTTGGCGCAAAATCAAGTTGAGCTTGACCGCGGTTATTAG